In one Staphylococcus lutrae genomic region, the following are encoded:
- the pmtD gene encoding phenol-soluble modulin export ABC transporter permease subunit PmtD yields MNIMQLFKFDIVSVLKSPLTYLAMILGVSPIVAIVFILIANDKAVNVNTMFSVGKWFFSLIGLLFVIKTITRDTSQGTIQLFLNQKQSRIGYFIAKTLSIIFISIFTTIIVIVVSYLIQWTTEGPHLKQHESWKLLVFYLILFFVYGLLLFLINLIVQKPALVYTLGILLLLILPVVKPFIPLIPVVGDNIQESLKYIPFSYLSEKSLDNGLNFSNWQWVINIATIVVLWIANLVLIVKKDI; encoded by the coding sequence ATGAATATAATGCAATTGTTTAAGTTCGATATTGTCAGTGTTTTAAAGAGTCCTCTTACATATTTAGCAATGATACTTGGCGTCTCGCCAATAGTTGCGATAGTGTTCATTTTAATTGCTAATGATAAAGCTGTGAATGTCAACACGATGTTTAGTGTCGGGAAATGGTTTTTCTCATTGATTGGTTTATTGTTCGTTATTAAGACAATCACGCGTGATACTAGTCAGGGCACGATTCAACTGTTTTTAAATCAAAAACAAAGTCGCATCGGTTACTTTATTGCGAAGACGCTATCCATCATCTTTATTTCAATCTTTACAACGATTATCGTCATCGTCGTGTCTTACCTGATTCAATGGACAACAGAAGGTCCTCATTTAAAACAACACGAATCATGGAAGCTTTTGGTGTTTTACTTGATTTTATTTTTTGTATATGGATTATTACTCTTTTTAATCAATCTTATTGTACAAAAGCCGGCATTAGTTTATACGCTAGGTATTTTATTATTACTGATTCTACCAGTTGTTAAGCCGTTTATACCACTGATTCCTGTCGTTGGGGATAATATTCAAGAGTCATTGAAATACATCCCGTTTAGTTATCTTAGTGAAAAATCATTAGATAATGGCCTTAATTTTTCAAATTGGCAATGGGTGATTAACATTGCGACTATTGTCGTTTTATGGATTGCAAATCTCGTATTGATTGTTAAAAAAGACATTTAA
- a CDS encoding HAAS signaling domain-containing protein, with protein sequence MDKITFLNELEYQLHRLPNHIVDEVMNEYENHFYEEGLNGKSDRDIVKALDTPKQIAKQRYAKYAVKDAENKPDMAHIARAVLATIGMSVVTFSFILIPLFFVGLLMLLGTFVALGMLLSPLLLLITNIWSGLYPFSLSNYLFSFAYLGLGTMFLVIIIKLGLTIRKWLIKYLKWNVNFIKKGTSHI encoded by the coding sequence ATGGATAAGATTACATTTTTAAACGAATTAGAATACCAATTACATCGTTTGCCCAATCATATCGTTGATGAAGTCATGAATGAATACGAAAATCATTTTTATGAGGAAGGGTTAAACGGTAAGTCTGATAGAGACATCGTTAAAGCGCTCGACACACCTAAACAAATTGCGAAACAACGCTATGCGAAATATGCTGTAAAAGATGCAGAAAACAAGCCAGATATGGCACATATTGCTCGAGCTGTCTTGGCCACAATTGGGATGAGTGTTGTGACGTTTTCATTTATTCTCATTCCTCTATTTTTTGTAGGTTTATTGATGTTACTTGGCACATTTGTCGCCTTAGGTATGTTACTCTCACCATTACTTTTATTGATAACGAATATCTGGTCAGGTCTATATCCATTTTCATTAAGTAATTATTTATTTAGCTTTGCTTATTTGGGACTGGGTACCATGTTTTTAGTGATTATTATTAAATTGGGGCTAACGATTCGTAAATGGCTGATTAAATATTTGAAGTGGAATGT
- a CDS encoding thioredoxin family protein has translation MAHLKTYYAESKSFNQYIADMEHNQQEFYDIYARFAMPTDDIRIEQIKNKGYRHVLVITEDWCGDAMMNNPILKHIAEAAQLEVRVFYRDDNTDLIDQYLTNGTSRAIPIYIFMNEKFEQKAVWGPRAMPVQKFVERLRKNELPDKQDPHFEEKQNEIHQQIKNRYLTDPTFWTEVYESIVTRLV, from the coding sequence ATGGCACATTTAAAAACATATTACGCAGAATCTAAATCTTTCAATCAGTATATAGCAGACATGGAACATAATCAACAGGAGTTTTACGATATCTACGCACGCTTCGCCATGCCCACTGATGACATAAGAATTGAACAAATAAAGAATAAAGGATATCGTCATGTCCTCGTTATCACAGAAGACTGGTGTGGTGATGCAATGATGAACAATCCTATTTTAAAACATATAGCAGAGGCAGCACAACTCGAAGTACGCGTTTTTTATCGTGATGATAACACTGATTTAATCGATCAATACTTAACAAATGGTACGTCTCGTGCCATCCCTATTTACATTTTTATGAATGAAAAATTCGAACAAAAAGCCGTTTGGGGTCCGAGAGCGATGCCAGTACAAAAATTTGTTGAACGGTTGCGCAAAAACGAATTACCTGATAAACAAGATCCTCATTTTGAAGAAAAACAAAATGAAATTCATCAACAAATTAAGAACCGCTATTTAACGGATCCCACATTTTGGACTGAAGTCTATGAGTCCATTGTGACACGACTCGTATAA